From the genome of Methanoregula boonei 6A8:
GATCCCCAGAAGATCGTTCATCTGCGTAACCCTGCCTGGATTGCTTTATCCGCCCAGTTGCCATCCGGCGAACCTTCCCTCATCTCTCTTCCGGTATGATGCAGGAACACATCCTCGAGCGTGACCGGCCGGATATCAACAGACTCCACCGGGCCCGAGCGGCTAAGGATCTCCTGCAGGTGCCGGCGTGCGTCCTCAACGACAAGGCTGATGCCGCCGCTGACCGGCTCGGCCCGCCGGACAAATTCGAGATCCAGAAGATCTTTGCCGTCGCCACGAGCCCCCTCCAAAAAAACCCGGTCTCCGCCGATCTCCTGCTTGAGCCGGGCCGGGGAGCCAAGTGCTGCCACTTTTCCCCGGTCAATAATTGCAATCCGGTTGCAGAGCCGGTCTGCCTCCTCCATGTAGTGCGTGGTAAGGATAATGGTGATATTTTTCTTCTCTGCCAGGTTTTTTACGTACTCCCAGATACGTTCCCGTGCCTGGGGGTCGAGACCCAGGGTGGGTTCATCCAGGAAGAGGATTGTTGGATGGTGCATGAGACCCCGGGCCAGTTCAAGCCTCCGCCGCATTCCCCCGGAATATTTCTTCATCACGTCGTCTTTTCTTTGTGTAAGCCCGACAAGCGCAAGGACTTCTTCGATCCGCTGTTCGCGCAAAACCGCAGGCATGCCGTACAGCATACCGTGCAGGTTGAGGTTCTCGTAACCGGTCAGGGTCTCATCGGAGCTGGGGTCCTGGAAGACAACGCCGATCGATTTTCGCACCTGTTCAGCCCGGGTAACAATATCAAAGCCGTTTACCGATGCAGAGCCGGATGTGGGCGGGATAAGCGTGACCAGCATCATCAGCGTGGTGGTCTTTCCCGCGCCATTAGGGCCAAGAAGCCCAAAGACCTCGCCCTCTTCGATCTCAAGGCTGAGGTTATCAACGGCCAAAAGAGTGCCGTAGGTTTTTGTCAGGTTCTGTATGCTGACGGCAGGCATAAAGCGGCAGGTGGTTATCGGGAGCGTTTGGTGTTGTTGTGTATATACCTGCGGATGTTTCACACCGGTCAAAAAGGGCTGAACTGTACATGGTCCGGGCACCCCGCTGGCTGTAAAAAAAAGGAAAAATGTGCCGCACACGGGGATCGTTTGGTACGGAACGGACGTTTTTATAGCTTGCCAGAACAGCTCTGCGCATGAACATACGGTCTGTGGCGATCCTTGCCGGTATCCTGGTCATCATCGCAGCCGTGGCTTTTGTGATCTTTTTCCTCCCCGGAATCACGACTCCCCCGGGTGCAGGAGGAGTAACTTCTCTTCCCTCAGCAGAAGTCCGGTCGTACCAGGGCACCGACCTCTCGGCCATTGCAAATGTGCCGGAAAATGCCATCAGCGGCACCCAGTACATCAACACATCCGATTACCGGCTCACCGTTGACGGCCTGGTCAGGAACAATACCAGCTCCACCTACCAGGAAGTCCTCGACAACCATCCGCATTATGCCAAGGTAGTCACGCTCGACT
Proteins encoded in this window:
- a CDS encoding daunorubicin resistance protein DrrA family ABC transporter ATP-binding protein, translating into MPAVSIQNLTKTYGTLLAVDNLSLEIEEGEVFGLLGPNGAGKTTTLMMLVTLIPPTSGSASVNGFDIVTRAEQVRKSIGVVFQDPSSDETLTGYENLNLHGMLYGMPAVLREQRIEEVLALVGLTQRKDDVMKKYSGGMRRRLELARGLMHHPTILFLDEPTLGLDPQARERIWEYVKNLAEKKNITIILTTHYMEEADRLCNRIAIIDRGKVAALGSPARLKQEIGGDRVFLEGARGDGKDLLDLEFVRRAEPVSGGISLVVEDARRHLQEILSRSGPVESVDIRPVTLEDVFLHHTGREMREGSPDGNWADKAIQAGLRR